Proteins found in one Deltaproteobacteria bacterium genomic segment:
- a CDS encoding prepilin-type N-terminal cleavage/methylation domain-containing protein: MVPTSLEGTMCRTTTRDGFSTIELLAGMAVMGIIAAIALPNWRALFPSFALNNSTRQIQSEMHHLKMRAAAENIGFQLAYLQGASGYTIQRDSKALVTKPLAEGTTITKTGTISFTPRGTADNDRVRLSNAEGKCRQIVVSGTGRVRVCTPNNCAQNC; this comes from the coding sequence ATGGTCCCAACATCTTTGGAGGGGACCATGTGTCGCACCACCACTAGGGATGGCTTCTCGACTATTGAGCTGCTTGCCGGCATGGCGGTTATGGGAATCATTGCCGCCATCGCACTGCCCAACTGGCGTGCGCTGTTTCCTAGTTTCGCTCTCAACAACTCAACCCGGCAGATTCAGTCCGAAATGCATCACCTCAAGATGCGCGCGGCGGCTGAGAATATTGGCTTTCAGTTGGCGTATCTTCAAGGCGCTAGCGGCTACACGATCCAACGCGATAGCAAGGCGCTGGTGACCAAGCCGTTGGCTGAGGGAACGACCATCACGAAGACCGGAACGATTTCCTTTACACCACGAGGAACGGCCGACAACGATCGGGTGCGACTGAGCAATGCCGAAGGGAAGTGCCGGCAAATCGTTGTCAGCGGGACAGGTAGAGTGCGAGTTTGCACGCCCAACAACTGCGCTCAGAATTGCTAA